The following coding sequences lie in one Rissa tridactyla isolate bRisTri1 chromosome Z, bRisTri1.patW.cur.20221130, whole genome shotgun sequence genomic window:
- the DAB2 gene encoding disabled homolog 2 isoform X2, producing MSTEAETTAINTQPEQQAPAKAQPSKKEKKKGPEKTDESLLARFKGDGVRYKGKLIGIDDVPEARGDKMSQDSMMKLKGMAVAARSQGQHKQKIWVNISLSGIKIIDEKTGVIEHEHPVNKISFIARDVTDNRAFGYICGGEGQHQFFAIKTAQQAEPLVVDLKDLFQLIYNMKKKEEDDKKKNGSKALLADKADKMKLGADQMDLFGDMSTPPDISSPTEAKEILLVDLNSEIETKQAFTKEDLFSNGITTSLPQPKPQPPFLPESSLSTNLSFFPTPNPDPFSDDPFTQPDKSAPTSLDSLKSADQKKESLSTLTPVGNGAPNNDVDYFGKEFDQISNRTGKQEALTSQWPPESKSPATGTPNGVPEKEQNGFLKVPSNLFAEGPSTGVPLQNGVKLDSESNVQLMSHESITISPPPQSTKPGRGRRSVKTSSNDLFSSDFFVPTTESLGLTSVAQTGPLPTRALDLFKTNPTTAPPLVCLGGLPVTPSPWNAQAPVFTQAASVFPGSMVPAQPQGFTQAFGSHAVPSWNQPASFSPAATQSSGLWAQPAQVSSSSWAQPSGAANPFQSSVFPSSTLPAQTPSVLSSVSTTTSPPQPPPRAAPQKELSKKESDAFIALDPLGDKEMKDVKEMFKDFQLTKPPAVPARRGEQQSLSEPPKPAPRQSVLPADGLFESQAKTDLFTVSSKESQKPPSGPFGDPFGNPFA from the exons ATGTCTACTGAAGCTGAAACTACTGCTATCAACACCCAGCCTGAGCAACAGGCTCCAGCAAAAGCACAAccttccaagaaggaaaaaaagaaag GGCCAGAAAAGACAGATGAATCTCTCTTGGCTAGATTCAAAGGTGATGGTGTAAGATACAAAGGTAAACTGATTGGCATTGATGATGTCCCAGAGGCAAGAGGAGACAAAATGAGTCAGGATTCAATGATGAAGCTGAAG GGAATGGCTGTGGCAGCCCGTTCCCAGGGTCAACACAAACAGAAGATCTGGGTGAACATCTCCCTCTCTGGCATCAAGATAATAGATGAGAAAACTGGG GTCATAGAGCATGAGCATCCAGTAAATAAAATCTCCTTTATTGCTCGTGATGTAACAGACAACCGTGCCTTTGGCTATATTTGTGGGGGAGAAGGCCAGCACCAATTTTTTGCCATAAAAACAGCACAACAG GCTGAGCCTCTAGTTGTTGATCTTAAGGACCTATTCCAACTAATATATAAtatgaagaagaaggaagaagacgACAAGAAAAAA AATGGTAGCAAAGCACTACTTGCTGATAAAGCTGACAAAATGAAACTG GGAGCTGACCAAATGGACTTGTTTGGGGATATGTCAACTCCTCCTGATATAAGCAGTCCCACA GAAGCTAAAGAGATTCTGTTAGTGGATCTAAATTCTGAAATTGAGACAAAACAGGCTTTTACAAAAGAGGATCTCTTCTCGAATGGTATCACAACTTCTCTTCCACAACCAAAGCCACAGCCACCCTTCTTGCCTGAGAGTTCTCTCTCTACCAATCTCAGCTTCTTTCCTACACCTAATCCAGACCCTTTCAGTGATGACCCTTTCACACAGCCCGACAAATCTGCACCAACATCACTTGATTCTCTAAAATCTGCTGATCAGAAGAAGGAAAGTCTGAGTACCTTGACACCAGTGGGTAATGGTGCTCCAAACAATGATGTCGACTACTTTGGTAAAGAGTTTGACCAGATTTCTAACAGAACTGGCAAACAAGAAGCACTAACAAGCCAGTGGCCACCTGAGAGTAAGTCACCTGCAACAGGAACTCCAAATGGGGTaccagaaaaagaacagaatggCTTTCTTAAAGTCCCATCAAACCTGTTTGCGGAAGGTCCTTCCACAGGAGTACCTCTGCAGAACGGAGTAAAGCTGGATTCTGAAAGCAATGTCCAGCTAATGTCACATGAGTCTATAACAATTAGCCCACCACCACAAAGTACGAAgccaggaagaggaaggaggtctGTCAAG acTTCATCGAATGACTTATTTAGCTCCGACTTCTTTGTGCCGACTACAGAGTCCCTTGGTTTGACCTCAGTGGCACAGACAGGACCTCTGCCAACTAGGGCACTGGATCTCTTCAAAACAAATCCTACCACAGCACCTCCATTGGTTTGTCTAG GTGGCTTGCCAGTAACCCCATCACCATGGAATGCACAGGCACCTGTCTTCACTCAGGCTGCATCAGTCTTTCCTGGGTCTATGGTGCCTGCTCAGCCTCAAGGATTTACTCAAGCCTTTGGTAGTCATGCAGTGCCAAGCTGGAACCAGCCTGCATCTTTTAGTCCAGCAGCCACTCAGTCCTCTGgtctctgggcacagccagcaCAAGTTTCATCTAGTTCATGGGCACAGCCATCCGGTGCTGCAAATCCTTTCCAGAGTAGTGTGTTCCCATCTTCAACACTACCAGCTCAGACACCATCTGTACTGTCCTCTGTGTCAACAACAACTAGCCCACCTCAGCCACCACCTAGAGCTGCGCCTCAGAAGGAGCTATCCAAGAAAGAAAGTGATGCTTTTATTGCCCTGGATCCACTTGGTGATAAAGAGATGAAGGATGTCAAGGAAATGTTCAAAGACTTCCAGCTGACAAAGCCACCTGCAGTACCAgcaaggagaggagagcagcaaagCCTTTCAG aaCCACCAAAGCCTGCTCCCCGACAAAGTGTGCTGCCAGCTGATGGCCTGTTTGAAAGTCAAGCTAAAACAGACCTTTTCACTGTCTCATCT AAGGAATCTCAGAAACCACCTTCTGGTCCTTTTGGTGACCCTTTTGGTAATCCATTTGCATAG
- the DAB2 gene encoding disabled homolog 2 isoform X3: MSTEAETTAINTQPEQQAPAKAQPSKKEKKKGPEKTDESLLARFKGDGVRYKGKLIGIDDVPEARGDKMSQDSMMKLKGMAVAARSQGQHKQKIWVNISLSGIKIIDEKTGVIEHEHPVNKISFIARDVTDNRAFGYICGGEGQHQFFAIKTAQQAEPLVVDLKDLFQLIYNMKKKEEDDKKKSEEASKTEGADQMDLFGDMSTPPDISSPTEAKEILLVDLNSEIETKQAFTKEDLFSNGITTSLPQPKPQPPFLPESSLSTNLSFFPTPNPDPFSDDPFTQPDKSAPTSLDSLKSADQKKESLSTLTPVGNGAPNNDVDYFGKEFDQISNRTGKQEALTSQWPPESKSPATGTPNGVPEKEQNGFLKVPSNLFAEGPSTGVPLQNGVKLDSESNVQLMSHESITISPPPQSTKPGRGRRSVKTSSNDLFSSDFFVPTTESLGLTSVAQTGPLPTRALDLFKTNPTTAPPLVCLGGLPVTPSPWNAQAPVFTQAASVFPGSMVPAQPQGFTQAFGSHAVPSWNQPASFSPAATQSSGLWAQPAQVSSSSWAQPSGAANPFQSSVFPSSTLPAQTPSVLSSVSTTTSPPQPPPRAAPQKELSKKESDAFIALDPLGDKEMKDVKEMFKDFQLTKPPAVPARRGEQQSLSEPPKPAPRQSVLPADGLFESQAKTDLFTVSSKESQKPPSGPFGDPFGNPFA, translated from the exons ATGTCTACTGAAGCTGAAACTACTGCTATCAACACCCAGCCTGAGCAACAGGCTCCAGCAAAAGCACAAccttccaagaaggaaaaaaagaaag GGCCAGAAAAGACAGATGAATCTCTCTTGGCTAGATTCAAAGGTGATGGTGTAAGATACAAAGGTAAACTGATTGGCATTGATGATGTCCCAGAGGCAAGAGGAGACAAAATGAGTCAGGATTCAATGATGAAGCTGAAG GGAATGGCTGTGGCAGCCCGTTCCCAGGGTCAACACAAACAGAAGATCTGGGTGAACATCTCCCTCTCTGGCATCAAGATAATAGATGAGAAAACTGGG GTCATAGAGCATGAGCATCCAGTAAATAAAATCTCCTTTATTGCTCGTGATGTAACAGACAACCGTGCCTTTGGCTATATTTGTGGGGGAGAAGGCCAGCACCAATTTTTTGCCATAAAAACAGCACAACAG GCTGAGCCTCTAGTTGTTGATCTTAAGGACCTATTCCAACTAATATATAAtatgaagaagaaggaagaagacgACAAGAAAAAA agTGAAGAAGCAAGTAAGACTGAG GGAGCTGACCAAATGGACTTGTTTGGGGATATGTCAACTCCTCCTGATATAAGCAGTCCCACA GAAGCTAAAGAGATTCTGTTAGTGGATCTAAATTCTGAAATTGAGACAAAACAGGCTTTTACAAAAGAGGATCTCTTCTCGAATGGTATCACAACTTCTCTTCCACAACCAAAGCCACAGCCACCCTTCTTGCCTGAGAGTTCTCTCTCTACCAATCTCAGCTTCTTTCCTACACCTAATCCAGACCCTTTCAGTGATGACCCTTTCACACAGCCCGACAAATCTGCACCAACATCACTTGATTCTCTAAAATCTGCTGATCAGAAGAAGGAAAGTCTGAGTACCTTGACACCAGTGGGTAATGGTGCTCCAAACAATGATGTCGACTACTTTGGTAAAGAGTTTGACCAGATTTCTAACAGAACTGGCAAACAAGAAGCACTAACAAGCCAGTGGCCACCTGAGAGTAAGTCACCTGCAACAGGAACTCCAAATGGGGTaccagaaaaagaacagaatggCTTTCTTAAAGTCCCATCAAACCTGTTTGCGGAAGGTCCTTCCACAGGAGTACCTCTGCAGAACGGAGTAAAGCTGGATTCTGAAAGCAATGTCCAGCTAATGTCACATGAGTCTATAACAATTAGCCCACCACCACAAAGTACGAAgccaggaagaggaaggaggtctGTCAAG acTTCATCGAATGACTTATTTAGCTCCGACTTCTTTGTGCCGACTACAGAGTCCCTTGGTTTGACCTCAGTGGCACAGACAGGACCTCTGCCAACTAGGGCACTGGATCTCTTCAAAACAAATCCTACCACAGCACCTCCATTGGTTTGTCTAG GTGGCTTGCCAGTAACCCCATCACCATGGAATGCACAGGCACCTGTCTTCACTCAGGCTGCATCAGTCTTTCCTGGGTCTATGGTGCCTGCTCAGCCTCAAGGATTTACTCAAGCCTTTGGTAGTCATGCAGTGCCAAGCTGGAACCAGCCTGCATCTTTTAGTCCAGCAGCCACTCAGTCCTCTGgtctctgggcacagccagcaCAAGTTTCATCTAGTTCATGGGCACAGCCATCCGGTGCTGCAAATCCTTTCCAGAGTAGTGTGTTCCCATCTTCAACACTACCAGCTCAGACACCATCTGTACTGTCCTCTGTGTCAACAACAACTAGCCCACCTCAGCCACCACCTAGAGCTGCGCCTCAGAAGGAGCTATCCAAGAAAGAAAGTGATGCTTTTATTGCCCTGGATCCACTTGGTGATAAAGAGATGAAGGATGTCAAGGAAATGTTCAAAGACTTCCAGCTGACAAAGCCACCTGCAGTACCAgcaaggagaggagagcagcaaagCCTTTCAG aaCCACCAAAGCCTGCTCCCCGACAAAGTGTGCTGCCAGCTGATGGCCTGTTTGAAAGTCAAGCTAAAACAGACCTTTTCACTGTCTCATCT AAGGAATCTCAGAAACCACCTTCTGGTCCTTTTGGTGACCCTTTTGGTAATCCATTTGCATAG
- the DAB2 gene encoding disabled homolog 2 isoform X1 → MSTEAETTAINTQPEQQAPAKAQPSKKEKKKGPEKTDESLLARFKGDGVRYKGKLIGIDDVPEARGDKMSQDSMMKLKGMAVAARSQGQHKQKIWVNISLSGIKIIDEKTGVIEHEHPVNKISFIARDVTDNRAFGYICGGEGQHQFFAIKTAQQAEPLVVDLKDLFQLIYNMKKKEEDDKKKSEEASKTENGSKALLADKADKMKLGADQMDLFGDMSTPPDISSPTEAKEILLVDLNSEIETKQAFTKEDLFSNGITTSLPQPKPQPPFLPESSLSTNLSFFPTPNPDPFSDDPFTQPDKSAPTSLDSLKSADQKKESLSTLTPVGNGAPNNDVDYFGKEFDQISNRTGKQEALTSQWPPESKSPATGTPNGVPEKEQNGFLKVPSNLFAEGPSTGVPLQNGVKLDSESNVQLMSHESITISPPPQSTKPGRGRRSVKTSSNDLFSSDFFVPTTESLGLTSVAQTGPLPTRALDLFKTNPTTAPPLVCLGGLPVTPSPWNAQAPVFTQAASVFPGSMVPAQPQGFTQAFGSHAVPSWNQPASFSPAATQSSGLWAQPAQVSSSSWAQPSGAANPFQSSVFPSSTLPAQTPSVLSSVSTTTSPPQPPPRAAPQKELSKKESDAFIALDPLGDKEMKDVKEMFKDFQLTKPPAVPARRGEQQSLSEPPKPAPRQSVLPADGLFESQAKTDLFTVSSKESQKPPSGPFGDPFGNPFA, encoded by the exons ATGTCTACTGAAGCTGAAACTACTGCTATCAACACCCAGCCTGAGCAACAGGCTCCAGCAAAAGCACAAccttccaagaaggaaaaaaagaaag GGCCAGAAAAGACAGATGAATCTCTCTTGGCTAGATTCAAAGGTGATGGTGTAAGATACAAAGGTAAACTGATTGGCATTGATGATGTCCCAGAGGCAAGAGGAGACAAAATGAGTCAGGATTCAATGATGAAGCTGAAG GGAATGGCTGTGGCAGCCCGTTCCCAGGGTCAACACAAACAGAAGATCTGGGTGAACATCTCCCTCTCTGGCATCAAGATAATAGATGAGAAAACTGGG GTCATAGAGCATGAGCATCCAGTAAATAAAATCTCCTTTATTGCTCGTGATGTAACAGACAACCGTGCCTTTGGCTATATTTGTGGGGGAGAAGGCCAGCACCAATTTTTTGCCATAAAAACAGCACAACAG GCTGAGCCTCTAGTTGTTGATCTTAAGGACCTATTCCAACTAATATATAAtatgaagaagaaggaagaagacgACAAGAAAAAA agTGAAGAAGCAAGTAAGACTGAG AATGGTAGCAAAGCACTACTTGCTGATAAAGCTGACAAAATGAAACTG GGAGCTGACCAAATGGACTTGTTTGGGGATATGTCAACTCCTCCTGATATAAGCAGTCCCACA GAAGCTAAAGAGATTCTGTTAGTGGATCTAAATTCTGAAATTGAGACAAAACAGGCTTTTACAAAAGAGGATCTCTTCTCGAATGGTATCACAACTTCTCTTCCACAACCAAAGCCACAGCCACCCTTCTTGCCTGAGAGTTCTCTCTCTACCAATCTCAGCTTCTTTCCTACACCTAATCCAGACCCTTTCAGTGATGACCCTTTCACACAGCCCGACAAATCTGCACCAACATCACTTGATTCTCTAAAATCTGCTGATCAGAAGAAGGAAAGTCTGAGTACCTTGACACCAGTGGGTAATGGTGCTCCAAACAATGATGTCGACTACTTTGGTAAAGAGTTTGACCAGATTTCTAACAGAACTGGCAAACAAGAAGCACTAACAAGCCAGTGGCCACCTGAGAGTAAGTCACCTGCAACAGGAACTCCAAATGGGGTaccagaaaaagaacagaatggCTTTCTTAAAGTCCCATCAAACCTGTTTGCGGAAGGTCCTTCCACAGGAGTACCTCTGCAGAACGGAGTAAAGCTGGATTCTGAAAGCAATGTCCAGCTAATGTCACATGAGTCTATAACAATTAGCCCACCACCACAAAGTACGAAgccaggaagaggaaggaggtctGTCAAG acTTCATCGAATGACTTATTTAGCTCCGACTTCTTTGTGCCGACTACAGAGTCCCTTGGTTTGACCTCAGTGGCACAGACAGGACCTCTGCCAACTAGGGCACTGGATCTCTTCAAAACAAATCCTACCACAGCACCTCCATTGGTTTGTCTAG GTGGCTTGCCAGTAACCCCATCACCATGGAATGCACAGGCACCTGTCTTCACTCAGGCTGCATCAGTCTTTCCTGGGTCTATGGTGCCTGCTCAGCCTCAAGGATTTACTCAAGCCTTTGGTAGTCATGCAGTGCCAAGCTGGAACCAGCCTGCATCTTTTAGTCCAGCAGCCACTCAGTCCTCTGgtctctgggcacagccagcaCAAGTTTCATCTAGTTCATGGGCACAGCCATCCGGTGCTGCAAATCCTTTCCAGAGTAGTGTGTTCCCATCTTCAACACTACCAGCTCAGACACCATCTGTACTGTCCTCTGTGTCAACAACAACTAGCCCACCTCAGCCACCACCTAGAGCTGCGCCTCAGAAGGAGCTATCCAAGAAAGAAAGTGATGCTTTTATTGCCCTGGATCCACTTGGTGATAAAGAGATGAAGGATGTCAAGGAAATGTTCAAAGACTTCCAGCTGACAAAGCCACCTGCAGTACCAgcaaggagaggagagcagcaaagCCTTTCAG aaCCACCAAAGCCTGCTCCCCGACAAAGTGTGCTGCCAGCTGATGGCCTGTTTGAAAGTCAAGCTAAAACAGACCTTTTCACTGTCTCATCT AAGGAATCTCAGAAACCACCTTCTGGTCCTTTTGGTGACCCTTTTGGTAATCCATTTGCATAG
- the DAB2 gene encoding disabled homolog 2 isoform X5, with amino-acid sequence MSTEAETTAINTQPEQQAPAKAQPSKKEKKKGPEKTDESLLARFKGDGVRYKGKLIGIDDVPEARGDKMSQDSMMKLKGMAVAARSQGQHKQKIWVNISLSGIKIIDEKTGVIEHEHPVNKISFIARDVTDNRAFGYICGGEGQHQFFAIKTAQQAEPLVVDLKDLFQLIYNMKKKEEDDKKKSEEASKTENGSKALLADKADKMKLGADQMDLFGDMSTPPDISSPTTSSNDLFSSDFFVPTTESLGLTSVAQTGPLPTRALDLFKTNPTTAPPLVCLGGLPVTPSPWNAQAPVFTQAASVFPGSMVPAQPQGFTQAFGSHAVPSWNQPASFSPAATQSSGLWAQPAQVSSSSWAQPSGAANPFQSSVFPSSTLPAQTPSVLSSVSTTTSPPQPPPRAAPQKELSKKESDAFIALDPLGDKEMKDVKEMFKDFQLTKPPAVPARRGEQQSLSEPPKPAPRQSVLPADGLFESQAKTDLFTVSSKESQKPPSGPFGDPFGNPFA; translated from the exons ATGTCTACTGAAGCTGAAACTACTGCTATCAACACCCAGCCTGAGCAACAGGCTCCAGCAAAAGCACAAccttccaagaaggaaaaaaagaaag GGCCAGAAAAGACAGATGAATCTCTCTTGGCTAGATTCAAAGGTGATGGTGTAAGATACAAAGGTAAACTGATTGGCATTGATGATGTCCCAGAGGCAAGAGGAGACAAAATGAGTCAGGATTCAATGATGAAGCTGAAG GGAATGGCTGTGGCAGCCCGTTCCCAGGGTCAACACAAACAGAAGATCTGGGTGAACATCTCCCTCTCTGGCATCAAGATAATAGATGAGAAAACTGGG GTCATAGAGCATGAGCATCCAGTAAATAAAATCTCCTTTATTGCTCGTGATGTAACAGACAACCGTGCCTTTGGCTATATTTGTGGGGGAGAAGGCCAGCACCAATTTTTTGCCATAAAAACAGCACAACAG GCTGAGCCTCTAGTTGTTGATCTTAAGGACCTATTCCAACTAATATATAAtatgaagaagaaggaagaagacgACAAGAAAAAA agTGAAGAAGCAAGTAAGACTGAG AATGGTAGCAAAGCACTACTTGCTGATAAAGCTGACAAAATGAAACTG GGAGCTGACCAAATGGACTTGTTTGGGGATATGTCAACTCCTCCTGATATAAGCAGTCCCACA acTTCATCGAATGACTTATTTAGCTCCGACTTCTTTGTGCCGACTACAGAGTCCCTTGGTTTGACCTCAGTGGCACAGACAGGACCTCTGCCAACTAGGGCACTGGATCTCTTCAAAACAAATCCTACCACAGCACCTCCATTGGTTTGTCTAG GTGGCTTGCCAGTAACCCCATCACCATGGAATGCACAGGCACCTGTCTTCACTCAGGCTGCATCAGTCTTTCCTGGGTCTATGGTGCCTGCTCAGCCTCAAGGATTTACTCAAGCCTTTGGTAGTCATGCAGTGCCAAGCTGGAACCAGCCTGCATCTTTTAGTCCAGCAGCCACTCAGTCCTCTGgtctctgggcacagccagcaCAAGTTTCATCTAGTTCATGGGCACAGCCATCCGGTGCTGCAAATCCTTTCCAGAGTAGTGTGTTCCCATCTTCAACACTACCAGCTCAGACACCATCTGTACTGTCCTCTGTGTCAACAACAACTAGCCCACCTCAGCCACCACCTAGAGCTGCGCCTCAGAAGGAGCTATCCAAGAAAGAAAGTGATGCTTTTATTGCCCTGGATCCACTTGGTGATAAAGAGATGAAGGATGTCAAGGAAATGTTCAAAGACTTCCAGCTGACAAAGCCACCTGCAGTACCAgcaaggagaggagagcagcaaagCCTTTCAG aaCCACCAAAGCCTGCTCCCCGACAAAGTGTGCTGCCAGCTGATGGCCTGTTTGAAAGTCAAGCTAAAACAGACCTTTTCACTGTCTCATCT AAGGAATCTCAGAAACCACCTTCTGGTCCTTTTGGTGACCCTTTTGGTAATCCATTTGCATAG
- the DAB2 gene encoding disabled homolog 2 isoform X4: MSTEAETTAINTQPEQQAPAKAQPSKKEKKKGPEKTDESLLARFKGDGVRYKGKLIGIDDVPEARGDKMSQDSMMKLKGMAVAARSQGQHKQKIWVNISLSGIKIIDEKTGVIEHEHPVNKISFIARDVTDNRAFGYICGGEGQHQFFAIKTAQQAEPLVVDLKDLFQLIYNMKKKEEDDKKKGADQMDLFGDMSTPPDISSPTEAKEILLVDLNSEIETKQAFTKEDLFSNGITTSLPQPKPQPPFLPESSLSTNLSFFPTPNPDPFSDDPFTQPDKSAPTSLDSLKSADQKKESLSTLTPVGNGAPNNDVDYFGKEFDQISNRTGKQEALTSQWPPESKSPATGTPNGVPEKEQNGFLKVPSNLFAEGPSTGVPLQNGVKLDSESNVQLMSHESITISPPPQSTKPGRGRRSVKTSSNDLFSSDFFVPTTESLGLTSVAQTGPLPTRALDLFKTNPTTAPPLVCLGGLPVTPSPWNAQAPVFTQAASVFPGSMVPAQPQGFTQAFGSHAVPSWNQPASFSPAATQSSGLWAQPAQVSSSSWAQPSGAANPFQSSVFPSSTLPAQTPSVLSSVSTTTSPPQPPPRAAPQKELSKKESDAFIALDPLGDKEMKDVKEMFKDFQLTKPPAVPARRGEQQSLSEPPKPAPRQSVLPADGLFESQAKTDLFTVSSKESQKPPSGPFGDPFGNPFA; the protein is encoded by the exons ATGTCTACTGAAGCTGAAACTACTGCTATCAACACCCAGCCTGAGCAACAGGCTCCAGCAAAAGCACAAccttccaagaaggaaaaaaagaaag GGCCAGAAAAGACAGATGAATCTCTCTTGGCTAGATTCAAAGGTGATGGTGTAAGATACAAAGGTAAACTGATTGGCATTGATGATGTCCCAGAGGCAAGAGGAGACAAAATGAGTCAGGATTCAATGATGAAGCTGAAG GGAATGGCTGTGGCAGCCCGTTCCCAGGGTCAACACAAACAGAAGATCTGGGTGAACATCTCCCTCTCTGGCATCAAGATAATAGATGAGAAAACTGGG GTCATAGAGCATGAGCATCCAGTAAATAAAATCTCCTTTATTGCTCGTGATGTAACAGACAACCGTGCCTTTGGCTATATTTGTGGGGGAGAAGGCCAGCACCAATTTTTTGCCATAAAAACAGCACAACAG GCTGAGCCTCTAGTTGTTGATCTTAAGGACCTATTCCAACTAATATATAAtatgaagaagaaggaagaagacgACAAGAAAAAA GGAGCTGACCAAATGGACTTGTTTGGGGATATGTCAACTCCTCCTGATATAAGCAGTCCCACA GAAGCTAAAGAGATTCTGTTAGTGGATCTAAATTCTGAAATTGAGACAAAACAGGCTTTTACAAAAGAGGATCTCTTCTCGAATGGTATCACAACTTCTCTTCCACAACCAAAGCCACAGCCACCCTTCTTGCCTGAGAGTTCTCTCTCTACCAATCTCAGCTTCTTTCCTACACCTAATCCAGACCCTTTCAGTGATGACCCTTTCACACAGCCCGACAAATCTGCACCAACATCACTTGATTCTCTAAAATCTGCTGATCAGAAGAAGGAAAGTCTGAGTACCTTGACACCAGTGGGTAATGGTGCTCCAAACAATGATGTCGACTACTTTGGTAAAGAGTTTGACCAGATTTCTAACAGAACTGGCAAACAAGAAGCACTAACAAGCCAGTGGCCACCTGAGAGTAAGTCACCTGCAACAGGAACTCCAAATGGGGTaccagaaaaagaacagaatggCTTTCTTAAAGTCCCATCAAACCTGTTTGCGGAAGGTCCTTCCACAGGAGTACCTCTGCAGAACGGAGTAAAGCTGGATTCTGAAAGCAATGTCCAGCTAATGTCACATGAGTCTATAACAATTAGCCCACCACCACAAAGTACGAAgccaggaagaggaaggaggtctGTCAAG acTTCATCGAATGACTTATTTAGCTCCGACTTCTTTGTGCCGACTACAGAGTCCCTTGGTTTGACCTCAGTGGCACAGACAGGACCTCTGCCAACTAGGGCACTGGATCTCTTCAAAACAAATCCTACCACAGCACCTCCATTGGTTTGTCTAG GTGGCTTGCCAGTAACCCCATCACCATGGAATGCACAGGCACCTGTCTTCACTCAGGCTGCATCAGTCTTTCCTGGGTCTATGGTGCCTGCTCAGCCTCAAGGATTTACTCAAGCCTTTGGTAGTCATGCAGTGCCAAGCTGGAACCAGCCTGCATCTTTTAGTCCAGCAGCCACTCAGTCCTCTGgtctctgggcacagccagcaCAAGTTTCATCTAGTTCATGGGCACAGCCATCCGGTGCTGCAAATCCTTTCCAGAGTAGTGTGTTCCCATCTTCAACACTACCAGCTCAGACACCATCTGTACTGTCCTCTGTGTCAACAACAACTAGCCCACCTCAGCCACCACCTAGAGCTGCGCCTCAGAAGGAGCTATCCAAGAAAGAAAGTGATGCTTTTATTGCCCTGGATCCACTTGGTGATAAAGAGATGAAGGATGTCAAGGAAATGTTCAAAGACTTCCAGCTGACAAAGCCACCTGCAGTACCAgcaaggagaggagagcagcaaagCCTTTCAG aaCCACCAAAGCCTGCTCCCCGACAAAGTGTGCTGCCAGCTGATGGCCTGTTTGAAAGTCAAGCTAAAACAGACCTTTTCACTGTCTCATCT AAGGAATCTCAGAAACCACCTTCTGGTCCTTTTGGTGACCCTTTTGGTAATCCATTTGCATAG